A window of the Anthonomus grandis grandis chromosome 9, icAntGran1.3, whole genome shotgun sequence genome harbors these coding sequences:
- the LOC126740233 gene encoding BUB3-interacting and GLEBS motif-containing protein ZNF207 — MGRKKKKQAKPWCWYCNREFDDEKILIQHQKAKHFKCHICHKKLYTGPGLSIHCMQVHKETIDKVPNSLPNRSNVDIEIYGMEGIPPADLKEHERQKQNSRGADSSDEDEPANKKMKPEGLLGNAPPGMAAAMPHGMMQGMMHPPPGMPPGMQMMSMGHMGGPPFMHPGMQPMLPPHMMMQGQGPPKPLFPSAVPSSSPGAAVVGADFKPINSVSGATISAPPTTHSAGPSDTSKINTIAATGASSKIIHPIEDISLEEIRSRNPKYSRLKNDERGSSANSVASDMSASVVATQQAVAASQAAAMHAKAQEAQHQHMAMMGRMAAAASAAAAFPVRVSGPPIAVMAGGPVMTGPTMSVLRGPLIGGPLMRPPHQFGMPPGMIQMPHGMMYGAPMFPTGPMYMQPRFR; from the exons ATGGGCCGTAAGAAGAAGAAGCAAGCAAAACCTTGGTGCTG GTATTGTAATAGGGAATTTGATGACGAAAAAATTCTTATACAACATCAAAAAGCAAAGCACTTTAAGTGCCACATTTGTCACAAGAAGTTGTATACAGGTCCTGGCTTATCCATACATTGTATGCAAGTTCATAAGGAAACCATTGACAAAGTTCCCAACTCATTGCCGAACCGTTCCAATGTTGATATAGAGATTTATGGAATGGAGG GTATCCCTCCAGCAGAcctaaaagagcatgaaaggcAAAAACAAAACAGCAGGGGAGCAGATTCCTCAGATGAGGATGAGCCcgccaataaaaaaatgaaacctGAAGGTTTATTGGGCAATGCTCCTCCTGGTATGGCAGCTGCTATGCCACATGGCATGATGCAAGGTATGATGCATCCGCCCCCAGGTATGCCACCTGGAATGCAAATGATGTCTATGGGCCATATGGGCGGACCTCCATTTATGCATCCTGG aatgCAGCCTATGTTACCCCCTCATATGATGATGCAGGGGCAGGGCCCTCCAAAACCTTTATTTCCAAGTGCTGTACCGTCTTCATCTCCTGGAGCTGCCGTTGTGGGTGCCGATTTTAAACCAATTAATTCAG tgtcCGGAGCCACCATAAGCGCACCACCCACAACTCACTCCGCGGGTCCTAGTGATACGTCCAAAATAAATACCATCGCGGCCACTGGTGCTTCTAGCAAGATCATACACCCTATAGAGGATATTTCCTTAGAAGAAATACGATCTAGAAATCCGAAATATTCGAGACTGAAAAATGATGAACGGGGGTCGAGTGCAAATTCAGTAGCATCAGAT ATGTCAGCATCCGTCGTAGCCACACAACAAGCAGTAGCAGCGTCACAGGCCGCAGCTATGCATGCAAAAGCACAAGAGGCGCAACACCAGCATATGGCAATGATGGGACGGATGGCAGCCGCTGCAAGTGCAGCAGCAGCATTTCCTGTACGGGTTTCAG GCCCGCCAATAGCTGTGATGGCAGGTGGTCCAGTAATGACCGGACCGACGATGAGCGTTCTGCGGGGGCCCCTGATAGGCGGGCCCCTTATGAGACCACCTCACCAGTTTGGTATGCCTCCAG GTATGATTCAGATGCCGCACGGAATGATGTACGGGGCTCCCATGTTCCCCACCGGCCCCATGTACATGCAGCCCCGTTTCAGATGA